gtctgagtagacaataccgacttggatggaccggggggggggtctgatccagtagaaggcagctgtcACGTGTTCCAAGAAGCAAAAAGAAGGGCAGGGGCcgttgatgggggtgggggagagccgTGGAGCTGTTCACCcagctctcggggggggggggtggcagctcTGCTAGTCAGCAGAGTCGTCCTCCCCCTGTGGctcttttgtaaaaaaacaacaacacccctctcctccctcccagaCAACCATCATGGCCGTGGAGTTTGATGGCGGGGTCGTCATCGGCGCGGACTCCAGGACCACCACCGGGTGAGAGAGTGATCTTGCATGGGGGGCTGCGGTCTGTTGTTCTGGAGCGCAGTGGGGCTGAGTGCAGAACACCGATTTTggctgtttaaaaaagaaaatgacatcTTTAAATTAAGAGCCATCATTGGTTTAAGGTGGGAGAGGGGTAGGTGGGATGCTACAATAACCAGCACGTGAAAGGAATGACAGTGACAGATTTTTATGAGACTGCAGGGCTTCTTGGAAAGACTTTACAGAGGGGGGGAGTCATAGAGGTAagcagctagattggagtccaggagcaccttagagaccaacaagattttcgggatatgaGTTTTCGAGATTCAAAGCTCCACTTGTCAGAGAcaggtaggaatggagatccacAACTGACTAAACCCTCAAATTGTGCTTGGGGCGGACCAGGCCGAAGGCTTCTGACGGCTCTCTTCTTGCAGCTCATACATTGCCAACCGAGTCACAGACAAGTTGACGCAGATCCATGAGCACATTTTCTGCTGCCGGTCAGGCTCAGCGGCTGATACGCAGGCCATCGCTGAGGCGGTCACCTACCAGCTGGGCTTCCACAGGTACTGCCTGAGTCTTTGGGAAGGAGGAGGCAGCACATTACTTGATGCCTGCAGTCAGGCAGGAGCTCTATGAAAAGCACCTTTGTTCTTGGTGGTGAATGCGAAAAGTctaggaactgctctctgtctgaGAGTGAAGTGGaccctccacgttcagaggctgTCTCTCTGAGCACCAGCTGCTGAAGAGGGTCTAGCATGTGATCCTCCCGGGGGTGACAAGTGGCATCTCTCGGAAACAGGGTGGTATATGACGGACCTGCAGCCTGATCACCATTAAACATTTTGGCAGAACTTACATAATTTTGCCTCTGCTCTCTTAAGTATGGTAGTGAATTGAGGAAGAATCTTTCTGTAGAATGCAGAGTGCCTTCTAGATGCTTCATACCTTTCTGTTGGTTTGTTTTGCAGTAACCTGGATTAAATGATATTTAGCAGTGCCACTTTTAAAACAGTTGTACAACTTTGGGTGCCTGTTTCCCCTGCAAATCTGCATTGCCTGGCTGAGGACCCCATGTTGTTCACATTCTCTGGTCCTCGCAGGGCTAACTCATCTGCCTTTGAAGAGagacccccactcccccacccttTGCTGCTTCCATGCTAAGCTAGCTGCATCCAAAACAAGACATTCCTCTAAATTGGGAATTCTTCtgagcagagctggaaaaatccAGGGCTTCACTCTTAAGAGCGTAAACTATTATTTTAGGCGTTATAGAAGACCCATCATCAAAAACTGAGGATCTCTTTAAAGCCCTACTTATGTGATGACAGTGCATATTTTACACTACattgtttatagtccacctttttcacaGGACTCAAGGCGGGTTACACAGACTAAGTCAAAACGGTCAACAAGATGGGGCATTTAATAAACAGCACATTAGgactgtagaagtctggaaccaccagaaagaacggCAGCAGAGCACAAgtattaacatggcacattaagTGGTGCAGGAATTATGTAGTAGGATCCTGCTTGCAGTAGGCTGTATGTGGCAGTCTAGACCACGGTCCCATATCATTTATCCAAGTgactttgtgaaccattttgtacagagCAACCCTGTTACCTGTGCAGAAAGGCCCTCGTAAATGATTCAGTTTGGCATAGTTTGTAGAAAGCCCGGCtagcgggagccttcctgacctccttgggcagggcATTCTGCAAggagggggccacaacagagaaggcacgcgtgtgggcagttgttgattctgCCTGTTTGCAGGTTGGCATCTGCAGATGACCCCGGCCACGAAGGGCCTCGTATGAGAAAGCCAATCACTTAAAGGAGTATTTTGTATATGCTGCAAAGAGCCCTGGAAGCGAATCTTGTGTTTCATACGTTGCTGAAGGCATCTCCTGGCTGCACTGGGGGCAGAGAGAGTGCCTGACTTGTGTTCTTTCGTTTGTCTTCCCGTCCCCTCATATGCTGCAGCATTGAGCTGGATGAGCGCCCCCTGGTGCACACGGCAGCTAACCTGTTCAAGGAGGCCTGCTACCGCTACCGAGAGGACCTGACGGCCGGGATCTTGGTGGCCGGCTGGGACAAGCGCAGAGGGGGCCAGGTAACTGCAGCGGTTGCCACTCAGGTTGGGGGGTTCTTGTTTTCCTGACCCACAGCCTGAGTAATCCCCGGGCATCTCTCTGTCCTGCTCTCTTGCAGGTGTACTCCGTGCCCATGGGGGGGATGATGGTGCGCCAGCCCTTTTCCATCGGGGGCTCCGGCAGCTCCTACATCTACGGCTTTGTCGACGCCTCCTACAAGC
This genomic window from Euleptes europaea isolate rEulEur1 chromosome 18, rEulEur1.hap1, whole genome shotgun sequence contains:
- the PSMB6 gene encoding proteasome subunit beta type-6, whose product is MAAAAVMRGATPDWTHQAETTGTTIMAVEFDGGVVIGADSRTTTGSYIANRVTDKLTQIHEHIFCCRSGSAADTQAIAEAVTYQLGFHSIELDERPLVHTAANLFKEACYRYREDLTAGILVAGWDKRRGGQVYSVPMGGMMVRQPFSIGGSGSSYIYGFVDASYKPGMTKEECLTFTANALSLAMDRDGSSGGVIRLAAITKDGVERKVILGNELPRFSSH